Genomic window (Helianthus annuus cultivar XRQ/B chromosome 3, HanXRQr2.0-SUNRISE, whole genome shotgun sequence):
ATTACCTAGATGTTATGCATATCGAAAAAAACGTATGTGATAGCTTGTTGGGCTTATTGTTAAATATTCCCGGTAAAACAAAAGATGGGATAAATGTCCGTAAAGACATGGTAAATATGGGAATACGTAAAGAGCTTGCCCCTGTTGAGAGAGACAACCATATTTTTCTGCCACCTGCATGTTATACTATGTCAAGTGAAGAAAAAACAAAGTTTTGCAAATGTTTACATGATATTAAGGTACCATCAACTTATTCTGCAAACATTAAAAGTTTAGTGCCAATGAAAGACTGTAAACTTCTTGGTATGAAGTCTCATGATTGTCATGTTTTAATGACACATATGATTCCTATTGCAGTTCGTGGAGTGTTACCAGAGAACATCCGACATACAATCACAaaactttgtttgttttttaacacgATTCACTCGAAAGTTATTGATCCCCAGTCACTGGATACATGGCAAAAAGAAGTTATCATCACGCTCTGTGAACTAGAGATGTACTTTCCACCGTCTTTTTTTGATGTTATGGTTCACCTAGTATCCCATATAGTAGGAGAAATTAAGGCTTGTGGCCCTGTATTTCTACGTTACATGTACCCTTTTGAAAGATATATGGGTTTTTTAAAAGGTTATGTAAGAAATCCTAACCGACCTGAGGGTAGTATTGTTGAGGGATATGATTCCGAGGAAGTGCTTGAATTTTGTACAGGTTATTTGGAAGGTGTGGATAGTATTGGTGTACCTAAATCTCGCCACTCGGGTAAACTTGAAGGGGTTggaggtgtaggtatgaaaaacaTCATCCCAAGTCGCGACACTTTACAAATTGCACATTTATTGGTCCTAAAACACATGACTTGTCTTGCTCCATTTGTTGAAGAACACATGAATATTTTACGGTCGACATACCAGGGTAAGGACAATATGTGGTATATAATAAAGCACAATAAGGAGTTTTCTAGTTGGATGAAAACTAAGGTAACAACAACTAAGGTTGATAGAATTGTGGAAAAGTTGGGGCAAGGTCCAGATTTTAAAGTTAAATCTTACCAAGGGTACGACATTAATGGTTACACGTTTTATACTAAAGATCAAGATGCAAAAAGTACAATGCAGAACGGTGGAGTTACAATAATAGCATCAACGACTGAATTTGATAGGATGAATCATGATACGATGATAAGAATTGCTAAAGATTCTTATTACGGTGTCATACAAGAAATTTGGGAATTAGACTATTATGATTTCACTGAAACTGTGTTTAGATGTAAATGGGTGAATAACCGTACAGGTGTTAAAGTTGATAAATATGGTTTTACTCTTGTAGACCTTAAAAGTGATGGCTATGCATCTGAACCATTTGTTCTCGCAAAACATGTCAGACAAGTGTTTTTTGTCAATGACCcaagcaacccaagataccacatcGTGTTGCAAGGTAAACGACGTATTATTGGTGTTGACAATGTCGCTAATGAGGAAGAATACGACCAGTTTGATTATCTACCACCATTTTCAGTCGGTATTCGACCAGGTAATTACAGGATTGAAGGCACCACATACTTACGATCTGACCACAAGGAAGGGACGTATTGCTGATAAACCACATCAAACTAAATGATCAAGGTTTAAGattaaatatatacacacacattttgtattatttttttaattgtggtctattaatataattttattttgtaCAGGATAGACAATGACGAAGATAAGCCATGTGATAGATGATCTCATTTTTATTGGACTTTTTCTAGTGGAAACTTCGtaaaagattgttattttgtgtCTTTTTTTAATTATAACTGGATTTTTTTATTGGTTTTTTCTTGTGTTAAAGTTGTATAGTCAAATAATTTTTCTTTCGCATCTTAATTAATGATTATTCTTTGATTGGTAGCAGTACATGATATTACTCAACTAGATGATTCAGCCTGCACGTTGCTATTGAACCCAGGCGAAATTTGATAGGTATTAGACTGGAAGGTATGGTGTGGGGAGGATGGGCCTCCACGTCATCCGTCACGTCACCAGGAGTGAGGATGGGCTTAAAGGGGATGGACCAATGGGGTGGAGGATGGGGctaaatatatgtatgtatgtgtgtgtgtgtgtgtgtgtgtgtgtgtgtgtgtgtgtgtgtgtgtgtgtgtgtgtgtgtgtgtgtgtgtgtgtgtgtatgtatgtatgtatgtatgtatgtatgtatgtgtatgtatgtatgtatgtatgtatgtatgtatgtatgtatgtatgtatgtatgtatgtatgtatgtatgtatgtatgtatgtatgtatgtatgtatgtatgtatgtatgtatgtatgtatgtatgtatgtatgtatgtatgtatgtatgtatgtatgtatgtatgtatgtatgtatgtatgtatgtatgtatgtatgtatgtatgtatgtatgtatgtatgtatgtatgtatgtatgtatgtatgtatgtatgtatgtatgtatgtatgtatgtatgtatgtatgtatgtatgtatgtatgtatgtatgtatgtatgtatgtatgtatgtatgtatgtatgtatgtataggtatgtGTGTGAAGGAGAGGGCCGGCGAGCACGTCTTCTGGGCGACGGTGAAGCCGGGACAAGCatcaggggggcggtgtgggggtgcGGCGCCGGGCCTGGCCGGGCCAAGGCCGCCCCCATTGTAACGCCCTGCttatttgtactttccatttatagcaagtcttgtttgtaattctatttttggaaactctGCATTCTTGTAATTGTTCCTTCCTTTGTACTCATTATCAAATcaagacttggatcattaatgaagcttgtattttgttatgcacactctatgtatgctcgtatgttcgacttcgtgaatcaatcaatgtctaatcgttattcttggaaactatgtgcgaaacttgtaattaatctaaacttatgcattgaacgtcttttgaacgagaacgatacttagttacgacatttatacgcttaaacatactttgattatgatcatcatgcttaactacaccttatactatgcttttgtatcaaaacaagtccctaaactctcaactTTGCACCTAAAGGAACCAAATATAAACTTCAGGGGCCTAAGTGTAATAAAACGAAAGTCACACAAACCTACCCGCCGCGCGACGCGAgggggctaggcgtcacgcgatgcccttgtttcggcagaaggTGTGTTTCTTTGAGCTGCATGCACGAAATCCAACTCTccaacctcacccaatcacctttaatccacctctaatcacctccaatcatcttctaactcctccattataaatacccaccttctccaacccatttgacactttcacaactctctaatcttcacaaattcactctcaatctgcagtaaatctgagttttggacagattcttgtaacttcactaaagtgagtgtaacttgcttatttcttaaccaaatcacttggttcttcttcctattgctttgttatgtccttgggtttgaatccttggtttttccttggaagaatcatgcttggatttgccctaaaatggactaaaactttctgttttgttcacTATTAACCAACAacatgttatttcttatccaacttgtgtctaacacatctcacaccaatgtcctaatgcttacaacctctcttatggttggttaagcttaaaaacatggttgagacacttaaatcagaggttaaaacctcacaaactttctgttttaattagggttttacccacaagtagtgttcaagtgtgaaacttgatgtatgtgtgatggttggtttagcctaggctatccttcataagaatccactcttctatagattagttgttgttattaccttaatacttgtatgttcatgaccctccttgttgtttataacaacaagtgtagtggtgaacaatagaggtgcctaaatggaagcttgctcttcctacctcatgtatgtattctatgacacaaagaggtacctaaatggagacattaatctcctacctcatgcttgaatcataagacttgtaaactatataatatctaagttattctatatgtatacatctaagtaactaagacttgatgatgacttaatagttatttgttaagtggacgttacatcatccatgaccatgcccttgttacgactctaatggatccttgaatccatgaaatcataccaactcttttgagtttaatagtgtcaagaacaagagttatgtgtacaagatgattattttcacttatgttacttttatacatattaaactccgaatctataatcttccgatttcccccaaactcacacacctttgCTTTTCCGtatagaaggacaaggtgctccaaactaatccatccaccaacttgctctcggatcctcaagtttaaagacttgcaaaccgtgagtatactcgtatctCCCCCTTTtatttttaccacttttggggtgtaacatgtttaactattgaaacttacacatgaacttttgtctaaacacatgaacattcctataacatgcttgtatatgtgatggcttgatactttaaatttgggtgattcttatgtgttgaacttatcattaacttcgtacgagccaaaccttgacatatgtagcgctataggattaacgacccgcctctactgaaactttggttatgtcatgagcaagttgcgttttcttggtttgatatgttagacacatgccatatttaatgtttatcttgaatcgtatgcttgctatgaggaattgttcacacttttatcttatgctatgtatgtaccaaacttgtatactcgcctttgcttttgcattgaactttattttaaacatgttacaggttgaggatgatgatgctatgaaaagaagtagcgttgatgcctagatacacatatagacgtttaggtttaatatgttgtatcaattttgattatgttgttatgtatttcctttgaacttgttgttattcgtatttcttgtattgttgacaatttacttatgaaatgaaaccggtttattaaatattgtcacaaatagcattatgaagtctcttgcaatcttcacacttcgtctcatcccgatgtttccgccattggttggggtgtgacacccatACCCTCCAGTCTTATGGTTACGAGGTTAAATTACCGGGTActggtatcaaatttaccaaaccagATACATTTtctgtcagtccttgtctgttgaccaagcCCTAAGCGCCCCGCTGTGGtcatagcgcggcgctttgggTGTGCAAAAAGTCAAATGGCGTGTGCGAATGAGGTtttatttcgtttgaatgaggttttatatacacaacttcttttgtatttcgtttgaatgaggttttatatacacaacttcttttgttttctttgttGTCTTTTTccgtaatgaatgaattgtaacaTATAAATTTAACTTGGATATTTAAATTATTAATAAGTAAAtggtatcaaatcctgtaatcaaaccggtatcgcaTCGGTaacaaatttactataccaaattattttcggtaccaatttggtacccaccttttggcgttttcagaatcgttactttcagttcgacaccggtctagcaccatacccaTATTTACTTagttttaccttcaaataccataccgtataaTACGGAGcatttcggtgccggtacctaatttcgatattttcgggatcggtactttcggtgccattaccggtaccgagctcatccatattttaacgtgttactgaaaacaaccgaatttccaacgtgtagaaCGTGTGGGTCCTACTATTATATATTACATTTTTTAAAATCGTTTTTAGGATCAAGTAACTAGCGTTACTACAtcatttttatctatgttttgatATTTGGTATCTGCTTACCGTTGTCGGCACGCGTTAAgtatttgtcgggtaattacccatcaggtatcgggtatacccgccggtatcgggtatacccattagtttgttaaaagatatataTTGGGATTTCTAAATACATTTTTTTACTATCGTAATCATTTaccccgccaccaccaccatcacctccaaattttattattcaaacttaaattttattatttttaataagaaaaggtaatttggtcatttcatTCAAACTTAACCGAGCAAACTAACTGTCATCCAATCTGgggactatctgagtaacaagtgagcaaaccatagggactatacatgatattttgaaaagttagggactaaagatgaaaaattagaaaaccacagggaccatccgggcaattaactcaaGAATTAATTAGATAACAAATAAttaaatgtatttttttaataatgttgGCACTCATGTAAATGCTGGAGTTGTCGTGAATTCCCTATTACAAAAAAAATTACgtattataaaaaaattatattaaataATTAGTATTAAACAAAGCCATCGGATTAATATCCAATTCAAGTATGAAACCAAAAAAATTctacattaaaattaaaataattatatatgtGATACTTGACAATCCGATTATTTTAAAACTAAATATTGTTTCAATCTTTAtctattattattttaataaaaccATTGTTTCTTTTTATATATCTAAACCAAACCATCAAACAAAACTTTTGGTGGCTATCATCATCTAGCTCAGATTACTGAACCAGAAAGCTTAGCAGCTGGGTTCTGGTGTGGTGGCCGGAGAGAATTCTGAGCGACGACCAGAATTAGAGATTTAGTGAGAAATTGAGATGCGAGAGTGTGTGGTGGCGGACCAATATTCCCAGCGGCGACGGCGGCGGCCATCAAGAGCAGTCAGACGCCGTGCCTACAATGTCCAGCGGTTCTCCGATGGTAGAATACGAGGGTGTCAGATAATCTGGCAGGTTAGGTgtaaaaatcaaacaaaaaatttCATCGCTTTTTTATCACTATCTCCGTCTTTCTTCTAGATCCGACCATCTTCGACGGAGATGGTTTTTCCGGCAACTAATTTTAAAAAAAGGCCCAAAATGGTATTTTTTTGTGTGAAAAAAGGCTTGAACCCGCGCCGTTTCTTAATAAAAATCACAACTGCACCAAACCATTTAGGGCTTGAACCCGCGCCCTTTCTTAAGATCAGAACCGTGTTAGAGAatcatttttttctaaaaaaaaaaataccccCTCCCGCCAcattatcataactttctcacaTAAAAACCCACTCCCGCCCCATTTAGCACAGTCCCGCCTGAATTTTAAACCTTGACCTCCAAACCGTCCACGTTCTTAGCTTCTCCCCCATTTTCCATATTAAAGTAGTGAAAACATAGCTTTTTCCCCATTCCCATTCCCTGTTTCCTCCATTTTGATTTGTAAGTACCTTTGCATGTTAAAAGCTTTATAATCATGTTTAATATGATGATTTGAATTTTCAACAAGTTTAACATTCCTATTTGTTACTTTGTGTATTATGATTTACTTGACTGAGTTGTTATATGCTGTTAAACCTTTTTGTTTATTCTGCAATTTTGATTCATTAATTGGAAATTGCAAAATTACCTTTTTAGTTGGGTTTATGAATTTTAAATTCAAGATTTAGCTTTTAGTTTTGATTCCATTGTGTGATTTCGATATGCTTCCAATCAAATCAAATATTCGTTTAATAATCTTATTAATATAATAACACCTATCATCAAGATGTTGATAGCATTTATGCATTGTTAAAACTGTTATTGGTTCTACAAGATCACTTTCTGAAATTAGGGCAACCTTTCAGTTTAAACTAATGCTTGGTTGATGTTGGTTGTGACAAATATGTTTACTGATTTTGTAggtgtgtatgtatatgtatttTTGTGTGTGTATTTCTATGTGTATATAGTATGTATATGTATCTAATTAAATAACTCTacttatgtgttttttttttgtttaatagtAAACTATAGCTATGTCGAAAAGAGGCAAACGCGGTGTTGCTTCTTTTCAAAAGAATTATAAAGAGGAGGATTATAAGGTAGAGTTTGACCAAAATAATCGTCCGGTGGGTGCAATGAGTTCTCCATTTATGTCATGGTTTGGTTGAAAGTTAGACAAACGTTTCCATAACATATTGATACGAAGAAGTTTGATACAAACCGGTGGGAAGAATTATGGTTGGATGCCAAGGTATGGTTTTTTTTTAACACGTTACCATAGATATTATATATTTGTTTAGTATTATGTTTAACCTTTTGATTTGTAAAATCTTTAAAGGTTATGGAATATTCAAACCAATCGGCCAAAAAAGTTTATGCTTAGAAAAGCAAAGAAACTTTGTACAAAATTTAGAAGCAGGCTTGTTATCAACTATGTTAATAAAGGAAAAAGGCCTTTTGAGAAAAAAACAAGCAAAGAATTTTTGGTACGTatgaattaattaattaattaactaattaattaattaatattaatattattattattattactactattaGGGTGTACGGGGCGTCTTCGGTGAGGGTGTTCGGTGAAGgctttccccgatcgggaacaccgccgccatccccgcggggtcccgaatcggggTTGATTTTGGGTGGTGGTTCACCGATGTAAATTTTGCGTGGATCGAGGAGATGACCGTTGACA
Coding sequences:
- the LOC110931306 gene encoding uncharacterized protein LOC110931306 — encoded protein: MKDCKLLGMKSHDCHVLMTHMIPIAVRGVLPENIRHTITKLCLFFNTIHSKVIDPQSLDTWQKEVIITLCELEMYFPPSFFDVMVHLVSHIVGEIKACGPVFLRYMYPFERYMGFLKGYVRNPNRPEGSIVEGYDSEEVLEFCTGYLEGVDSIGVPKSRHSGKLEGVGGVGMKNIIPSRDTLQIAHLLVLKHMTCLAPFVEEHMNILRSTYQGKDNMWYIIKHNKEFSSWMKTKVTTTKVDRIVEKLGQGPDFKVKSYQGYDINGYTFYTKDQDAKSTMQNGGVTIIASTTEFDRMNHDTMIRIAKDSYYGVIQEIWELDYYDFTETVFRCKWVNNRTGVKVDKYGFTLVDLKSDGYASEPFVLAKHVRQVFFVNDPSNPRYHIVLQGKRRIIGVDNVANEEEYDQFDYLPPFSVGIRPGNYRIEGTTYLRSDHKEGTYC